The Prunus persica cultivar Lovell chromosome G7, Prunus_persica_NCBIv2, whole genome shotgun sequence genome has a segment encoding these proteins:
- the LOC18771628 gene encoding TATA-box-binding protein 1 isoform X1 codes for MEEQGGFEENQPVDLSIHPSGIVPTLQNIVSTVYLGCRLDLKQIALQARNAEYNPKRFAAVIMRIREPKTTALIFASGKMVCTGAKSEQQSKLAARKYARIIQKLGFSASFKDFKIQNIVGSCDVKFPIRLEGLAYSHGAFSSYEPELFPGLIYRMKQPKIVLLIFVSGKIVITGAKVREDTYKAFENIYPVLTEFRKVQQ; via the exons ATGGAGGAACAAGGTGGATTCGAAGAGAACCAACCTGTGGATCTTTCCATTCACCCCTCTGGTATTGTTCCCACTCTTCA GAATATCGTATCTACGGTTTACTTGGGTTGCCGGCTGGATCTCAAGCAAATTGCGTTGCAAGCTCGGAACGCCGAATACAACCCCAAG CGTTTTGCTGCTGTTATTATGAGAATAAGAGAACCAAAAACTACAGCGTTGATATTTGCCTCTGGAAAGATG GTATGCACAGGTGCGAAAAGTGAACAGCAATCAAAACTGGCAGCAAGGAAG TATGCCCGAATCATCCAAAAGCTTGGATTTAGTGCTTCGTTTAag GATTTCAAGATTCAAAATATTGTTGGCTCCTGTGATGTTAAATTCCCTATAAGACTTGAGGGTCTTGCATACTCTCATGGTGCCTTTTCAAGT TATGAGCCGGAACTTTTTCCAGGGCTGATATATCGCATGAAGCAGCCGAAGATTGTTCTTCTTATATTTGTGTCGGGGAAAATTGTTATTACGGGTGCAaag GTAAGAGAAGACACGTATAAGGCCTTTGAGAACATATACCCCGTCCTTACAGAGTTCAGGAAGGTCCAGCAATG A
- the LOC18771628 gene encoding TATA-box-binding protein 1 isoform X2: MEEQGGFEENQPVDLSIHPSGIVPTLQNIVSTVYLGCRLDLKQIALQARNAEYNPKVCTGAKSEQQSKLAARKYARIIQKLGFSASFKDFKIQNIVGSCDVKFPIRLEGLAYSHGAFSSYEPELFPGLIYRMKQPKIVLLIFVSGKIVITGAKVREDTYKAFENIYPVLTEFRKVQQ; the protein is encoded by the exons ATGGAGGAACAAGGTGGATTCGAAGAGAACCAACCTGTGGATCTTTCCATTCACCCCTCTGGTATTGTTCCCACTCTTCA GAATATCGTATCTACGGTTTACTTGGGTTGCCGGCTGGATCTCAAGCAAATTGCGTTGCAAGCTCGGAACGCCGAATACAACCCCAAG GTATGCACAGGTGCGAAAAGTGAACAGCAATCAAAACTGGCAGCAAGGAAG TATGCCCGAATCATCCAAAAGCTTGGATTTAGTGCTTCGTTTAag GATTTCAAGATTCAAAATATTGTTGGCTCCTGTGATGTTAAATTCCCTATAAGACTTGAGGGTCTTGCATACTCTCATGGTGCCTTTTCAAGT TATGAGCCGGAACTTTTTCCAGGGCTGATATATCGCATGAAGCAGCCGAAGATTGTTCTTCTTATATTTGTGTCGGGGAAAATTGTTATTACGGGTGCAaag GTAAGAGAAGACACGTATAAGGCCTTTGAGAACATATACCCCGTCCTTACAGAGTTCAGGAAGGTCCAGCAATG A
- the LOC18770196 gene encoding pentatricopeptide repeat-containing protein At5g16860 produces the protein MLCVLLCLRPVSKHLTNITTSALFSTKPTTTSILLRQCKSLLQAKLIHQQILVQGLTHTITDLIAAYVACNAPSQALALLQRLVPCPSIVFWWNVLIRSAVRSGLLYDVLCLHGRMQMLGWRPDHYTYPFVLKACAELHMFSRGSSVHAALYANGFDSNVFVCNAVVAMYGRCGALNDARKMFDELLERGIGDVVSWNSIVSAYVQSGDSKNALSMFDRMMGDFSVRPDAFSLVNVLPACASAGAPMWGKQIHSYAIRRGLFEDVFVGNAVVDMYAKCEMMDEANKVFERMEEKDVVSWNAMVTGYSQIGRLDDAIGFFEKMREEKIELNVVTWSAVIAGYAQRGHGYGALDVFRQMQACGSEPNAVTLISLLSGCASAGALIHGKETHCYAIKWILNLDRNDPGNDIMVINGLIDMYTKCKSPKVARMMFDSVAPKKRNVVTWTVMIGGYAQHGEANEALELFYQMLRQDFPLKPNAFTISCALMACARLGALRFGKQIHAFVLRNQYDFVKLFVANCLVDMYSKSGDIDAARVVFDYMQQRNAVSWTSLMTGYGMHGRGEEALQVFDEMRSVGLVPDGVTFVVVLYACSHSGMVDEGMRYFNSMSTDFGVVPGAEHYACMVDILGRAGRLDAALALIKGMPMQPTPITWVALLSACRTHGNVELGEYVTHQLSETETENDSSYTLLSNIYANARRWKDVARIRLLMKHTGIKKKPGCSWVQGKKGNATFFVGDRTHPQSQEIYETLADLIKRIKEIGYVPETSYALHDVDDEEKGDLLFEHSEKLALAYAILTTPPGAPIRITKNLRVCGDCHSAITYISKIVEHEIILRDSSRFHHFKNGSCSCRGYW, from the coding sequence ATGCTTTGCGTCTTGCTTTGTCTGAGACCCGTAAGTAAACACTTGACCAACATAACCACCAGCGCTTTGTTCTCTACCAAACCAACGACAACATCAATACTTCTGAGACAATGCAAGTCACTTCTCCAAGCTAAGCTCATCCACCAACAGATCCTGGTCCAAGGCCTCACGCACACCATAACCGACCTCATTGCCGCCTATGTAGCTTGCAATGCTCCTTCACAAGCCTTGGCGTTGCTCCAACGCCTTGTGCCGTGCCCATCAATTGTTTTCTGGTGGAATGTGCTTATACGGAGTGCCGTGCGCTCTGGGTTGCTTTATGACGTGCTTTGTCTCCACGGGCGAATGCAAATGCTTGGGTGGAGGCCTGACCATTATACTTACCCCTTTGTTCTCAAGGCTTGCGCCGAGCTTCACATGTTCAGTCGAGGCTCTTCGGTCCATGCTGCTTTGTATGCAAATGGTTTTGATTCAAATGTGTTTGTTTGCAATGCGGTTGTTGCTATGTATGGCCGCTGTGGCGCTTTGAATGATGCGCGTAAAATGTTCGATGAATTGCTTGAGAGAGGAATAGGGGATGTCGTGTCctggaattcaattgtgtcaGCTTATGTTCAGAGTGGAGATTCGAAGAATGCACTCTCAATGTTTGATCGGATGATGGGCGATTTTAGTGTACGCCCAGATGCTTTTAGCTTAGTTAATGTTCTTCCTGCTTGTGCTTCGGCTGGGGCACCAATGTGGGGTAAGCAGATTCACAGTTATGCTATTAGGAGGGGATTATTTGAAGATGTGTTTGTGGGTAATGCCGTTGTTGATATGTATGCTAAGTGTGAGATGATGGATGAGGCAAACAAGGTATTTGAGAGGATGGAAGAAAAGGATGTGGTTTCTTGGAATGCCATGGTTACTGGGTATTCTCAGATTGGTAGACTTGACGATGCTATTGGTTTTTTTGAGAAGATGAGGGAGGAGAAGATTGAGTTGAATGTTGTCACTTGGAGTGCTGTGATTGCAGGATATGCTCAGAGGGGACATGGTTATGGGGCGCTGGATGTGTTTCGGCAAATGCAGGCATGTGGCTCTGAGCCAAATGCTGTTACCCTCATATCTCTTCTTTCAGGGTGTGCCTCTGCTGGAGCACTGATTCATGGAAAGGAAACTCATTGTTATGCAATAAAATGGATCCTGAACCTAGACAGAAATGACCCTGGAAATGATATAATGGTAATTAACGGTCTGATTGACATGTATACTAAATGCAAGAGTCCCAAAGTTGCACGAATGATGTTTGATTCTGTTGCACCAAAGAAAAGGAATGTGGTGACTTGGACTGTGATGATTGGTGGATATGCCCAACATGGGGAAGCTAATGAGGCACTAGAACTCTTCTACCAGATGCTCAGACAGGATTTCCCCCTAAAGCCAAACGCTTTTACTATATCTTGTGCCCTGATGGCTTGTGCTCGTCTGGGTGCCCTGAGGTTTGGTAAGCAAATTCATGCTTTTGTACTACGCAATCAGTATGATTTTGTGAAGCTGTTTGTGGCCAATTGCCTGGTTGATATGTATTCCAAATCTGGAGACATTGATGCTGCTAGAGTTGTGTTTGACTACATGCAACAAAGGAATGCTGTTTCTTGGACTTCACTAATGACAGGTTATGGAATGCATGGTCGCGGTGAAGAAGCCCTGCAAGTTTTTGATGAGATGAGGAGTGTGGGGCTGGTGCCTGATGGTGTAACCTTTGTTGTTGTTCTCTATGCTTGCAGCCATTCTGGAATGGTTGATGAAGGAATGAGGTACTTTAACAGCATGAGCAcagattttggggttgttcCTGGGGCAGAACACTATGCTTGCATGGTTGACATCTTGGGTCGTGCTGGTCGCTTGGATGCCGCATTGGCGCTGATCAAAGGCATGCCTATGCAACCAACACCAATTACATGGGTGGCCTTGCTCAGTGCGTGCAGGACCCATGGGAATGTTGAACTTGGTGAATATGTTACACATCAGTTATCAGAGACGGAGACAGAGAATGATAGTTCATATACATTGCTTTCAAACATATATGCCAATGCCAGGCGTTGGAAAGATGTGGCCAGAATCAGATTGTTAATGAAACATACGGGCATCAAGAAGAAGCCCGGTTGCAGTTGGGTGCAAGGAAAGAAAGGCAATGCAACCTTCTTTGTGGGTGATAGGACTCATCCACAGTCTCAAGAAATTTATGAGACCCTTGCTGACTTGATTAAACGGATCAAAGAGATTGGATATGTCCCTGAGACAAGCTATGCACTTCACGATGTCGATGATGAAGAGAAAGGAGACCTTCTTTTCGAGCATAGTGAGAAGTTGGCTTTGGCCTATGCTATCCTAACTACTCCACCAGGCGCACCTATCCGGATCACCAAGAACTTACGTGTCTGTGGAGATTGCCATAGTGCGATTACCTACATATCCAAGATTGTTGAGCACGAAATCATATTGAGGGACTCAAGTCGCTTTCATCATTTCAAGAACGGATCCTGCTCCTGCCGAGGCTATTGGTGA
- the LOC18770330 gene encoding pentatricopeptide repeat-containing protein At4g25270, chloroplastic, which yields MLAAIKAFDRHTLPVVPKSCAGLLELRLGKQVHRTILVNGFALDLASLNALISMCAKCGDLAGTRKVFDRRLIRNEISWLAILAGYGMHGVFGEVFELFDRMEAGERPDVVTFTTVLQRVVMAD from the coding sequence ATGCTTGCTGCCATTAAAGCCTTTGACCGCCATACCTTGCCTGTGGTTCCCAAATCTTGTGCTGGATTATTGGAATTGAGGCTTGGAAAGCAAGTACATAGAACCATTTTGGTTAATGGGTTTGCCTTAGATTTGGCCAGCTTGAATGCGTTGATCAGCATGTGTGCTAAGTGTGGTGATTTGGCTGGTACGCGTAAAGTGTTTGACAGAAGGCTCATAAGAAATGAGATTTCTTGGTTGGCAATTTTGGCCGGGTATGGAATGCATGGAGTGTTTGGTGaggtatttgaattgtttgataGGATGGAGGCAGGAGAGAGGCCAGATGTGGTGACATTCACTACGGTTTTGCAGCGTGTAGTCATGGCGGATTAA
- the LOC18770974 gene encoding PHD finger protein ING2: MAIARTGVYVDDYLEYASTLPAELQRLLNTIRELDERSQSMIHQTRQQTKYCLGLSSQSSKKWNNNHSYNNNEEDEAAIEKIRKEIEANQDNALSLCTEKVLLAQQAYDLIDSHVKRLDEDLNHFAEDLKQEGKIPPDEPAVLPPLPIVPKNEKRKPMYVTPQSKRLDFRDRDWDRERDRDFELMPPPGSHKKDYAVPVDVEQPIDPNEPTYCVCHQVSFGDMIACDNENCQGGEWFHYACVGLTPETRFKGKWYCPTCRLQPQSQ, translated from the exons ATGGCAATTGCACGGACTGGAGTGTACGTCGACGACTATCTTGAAT ACGCAAGCACATTGCCTGCTGAGCTCCAGAGGCTCCTCAACACCATCCGAGAACTCGACGAACGCTCCCAAT CCATGATACACCAGACGAGGCAGCAGACTAAGTACTGTTTGGGATTGTCTTCACAGAGCTCAAAGAAATGGAACAATAACCATAGCTATAAtaacaatgaagaagatgaagcgGCAATTGAGAAAATCCGAAAAGAAATCGAAGCAAATCAAGATAATGCATTGAGTCTGTGTACTGAGAAGGTTTTGTTGGCGCAACAAGCTTATGACCTG ATAGATAGTCATGTAAAACGACTTGACGAGGATCTGAATCACTTTGCAGAAGATTTAAAGCAAG AAGGAAAAATACCACCCGATGAACCAGCAGTTCTTCCTCCATTACCTATAGTCCCTAAAAATGAAAAGCGCAAGCCTATGTATGTAACACCTCAATCAAAAAGGCTTGATTTTAGGGATAGGGACTGGGATCGAGAGCGCGATAGGGACTTTGAACTCATGCCTCCCCCAGGAAGCCATAAAAAGGACTATGCTGTCCCTGTTGATGTTGAGCAACCCATTGATCCAAATGAACCTACCTACTGCGTTTGCCATCAG GTCTCTTTTGGAGATATGATTGCCTGTGACAATGAAAAT TGCCAAGGAGGCGAATGGTTCCATTATGCATGCGTTGGGCTGACACCAGAGACAAGATTCAAGGGAAAGTGGTATTGTCCAACATGCAGACTACAACCACAAAGTCAATAA